The Apibacter raozihei DNA segment TTTTCTAACAGCTAAACTTTCAGGGAAAATTACAGACAAAACTTATCGTGCGGCTTCATTGATAGAACTCATCCATACGGCTACGTTGGTTCATGATGATGTTGTAGATGAAAGTTATATGAGAAGAGGTTTTTTCTCAATCAATGCTTTATGGAAAAATAAAATTGCCGTTTTAGTAGGTGATTATCTTTTATCCAAAAGTGTTTTATTAGCTACAGACAATCAGGATTTTGATCTACTTTCTATCATTTCCCGAGTAATAAGAGAAATGGCTGAAGGAGAATTACTTCAACTCGAGAAAAGCAGAAAATTAGATATTACAGAAGAAATTTATTTTGAGATTATACGCCAAAAAACAGCTGTATTGATTTCTGCCTGCTGTGAATCCGGAGCACGTTCTACTTATGCAGCTGATGAAGTAGCAGAAAAAATGAGTCTTTTTGGTGAGTATACGGGAATTGCTTTTCAGATTAAAGATGATTTGTTTGATTATACAAGTACCAATCTTATTGGTAAGCCTATAGGAATTGATATTCAGGAACGCAAAATGACCCTTCCGCTTATTTATGTTCTTAACACTACAACTCCTGACAAAAAGAAATGGTTAATAAATTCTATAAAAAATCATAATAAGAACAAAAAGCGCGTAGCTGAAATCATTGAATTTGTTAAACAAAACGGAGGACTGGAATATGCTAGGGCTGTTATGAATGACTTTAAACAAAAAGCGTTGGAAATCCTTCTTTCTTTTCCTAAAAATGAAAATAGAGATTCTCTTGAATTAATGCTTACTTATGTTATTGAAAGAAAAAATTAAATCTTCTTAATTAGTTATATTTATTCTGTTCTTATTTACTTTCAAATCATTTTAATAATTTTTATCATCTAAATTACTTTTGTATTTTTCTTATAAGTATTTATTAATAACATTATAATAAATCTTAGTATAAAGGAGATATTTGCGTCTAATATCAAGATTTAAAAGCATTAAAAATATTTAGATTATACTA contains these protein-coding regions:
- a CDS encoding polyprenyl synthetase family protein encodes the protein MSKVTEQIKTPIADEMKLFEKRFYESMKSKVPLLDRITHFIVRRKGKQMRPMFVFLTAKLSGKITDKTYRAASLIELIHTATLVHDDVVDESYMRRGFFSINALWKNKIAVLVGDYLLSKSVLLATDNQDFDLLSIISRVIREMAEGELLQLEKSRKLDITEEIYFEIIRQKTAVLISACCESGARSTYAADEVAEKMSLFGEYTGIAFQIKDDLFDYTSTNLIGKPIGIDIQERKMTLPLIYVLNTTTPDKKKWLINSIKNHNKNKKRVAEIIEFVKQNGGLEYARAVMNDFKQKALEILLSFPKNENRDSLELMLTYVIERKN